A genomic region of Micromonospora sp. NBRC 110009 contains the following coding sequences:
- the gatC gene encoding Asp-tRNA(Asn)/Glu-tRNA(Gln) amidotransferase subunit GatC encodes MAAISREEVAHLARLSRLAVTEEELDTFAGQLDVILQSVAQVGEVAAADIPPTSHSVPLTNVLREDVVTPCLTPQEALSGAPDAEEQRFRVPRILDEDVAS; translated from the coding sequence ATGGCCGCCATCTCCCGCGAGGAGGTCGCGCACCTCGCGCGACTGTCGCGGCTCGCCGTCACCGAGGAGGAGTTGGACACCTTCGCCGGTCAGCTGGACGTGATCCTCCAGTCGGTCGCCCAGGTCGGTGAGGTCGCCGCGGCGGACATCCCGCCGACCTCCCACTCGGTGCCGCTGACCAACGTCCTCCGCGAGGACGTGGTGACGCCGTGCCTGACCCCGCAGGAGGCGCTGTCGGGCGCGCCCGACGCCGAGGAGCAGCGGTTCCGCGTCCCGCGGATCCTGGACGAGGATGTGGCTTCATGA
- a CDS encoding bifunctional diguanylate cyclase/phosphodiesterase, whose protein sequence is METADPRNSVPPGRGAPFFGFVAAVGLLAVLVSAGPLAGLPDRVPDLPVAFWTMAALAVACDARPFVPPGRRETSAVFPSTCFTFAILLGWGLGPAVAVQAVAVAVSGWRMRHAVWRTGFNAAQYACALAGAYLVTRLGPGDLFGGGRLHWTDVAVVGAATGIWFAVNYALVSSAIRLRFGDRWWPTVRLGLAYELLATGSLLLLAPVLVAAARVSAALIPLVLVPLFAVYRMARLSAEREQLAALDPLTGLPNRKALLSEVAEQVHLHAERAARGEPDAHLALLLLDLDRFKHVNDALGHAVGDRLLVEVSARLAGVVGPGDLLARLGGDEFAIVVPRLTGTDQARELADRVVAALAEPVPLDGLPLDVGGSIGLAIFPEHGEDFATLMRHADVAMYDAKHRNDTVAVYAAESDHNSAERLSLLADLRRVLETTPALPVAEPPGGVRGGDGAALAPAPGLAAPEGGGSGDGVSRNGGRGGAARPGGGPGRRWLRRRRARAEVGTDDELINRILTGADPIRRRAVRATAAPAGEAALLPEASGGLLDDRPAAPPAGPPEAEVSGDGAAQREAGVNGDGAAQREAGVNGDGAGQSEAGVSGDGAAQPEAGVSGDGAAQLEPAEPRGAARAAGGARTDEPAGDPGEITMYYQPQIAIATGEVVGVEALLRWRHPRRGMVDPGELIQVAEQSAVMRLLTRRVVDDVVEQVAKWSAAGITLRAALNVSVRDLHTGEIADQIADRLARYGVSPDRLQVEITEGALMADPRRVLASISQLHRIGVGIALDDFGTGYSSLQHLRRLPLSEVKVDRSFVLGMADDPDDAAIVRFMIELAAALGLRVVAEGVEDERTWRLLHAAGCDVAQGWFHARPMPAGDLVTWLSRYRPVRPR, encoded by the coding sequence ATGGAGACCGCCGACCCGCGCAACTCCGTGCCACCCGGGCGGGGTGCCCCGTTCTTCGGCTTCGTCGCCGCGGTCGGCCTCCTGGCGGTGCTGGTCTCGGCCGGGCCGCTGGCCGGGCTGCCCGATCGGGTGCCCGACCTGCCGGTGGCCTTCTGGACGATGGCGGCGCTCGCCGTCGCCTGCGACGCCCGGCCGTTCGTGCCGCCCGGCCGGCGGGAGACCTCGGCGGTCTTCCCGTCGACCTGCTTCACCTTCGCCATCCTGCTCGGCTGGGGGCTCGGTCCGGCCGTCGCGGTGCAGGCCGTGGCGGTGGCCGTCTCCGGCTGGCGGATGAGGCACGCGGTGTGGCGCACCGGCTTCAACGCCGCCCAGTACGCCTGCGCCCTCGCCGGCGCGTACCTGGTCACCCGGCTCGGGCCGGGTGACCTGTTCGGCGGCGGGCGGCTGCACTGGACGGACGTGGCCGTGGTCGGCGCCGCCACCGGGATCTGGTTCGCGGTCAACTACGCGCTGGTCAGCTCGGCGATCCGGCTGCGCTTCGGCGACCGCTGGTGGCCGACCGTCCGGCTCGGGCTGGCCTACGAACTGCTCGCCACCGGCTCGCTGCTGCTGCTCGCCCCGGTGCTGGTGGCCGCCGCCCGGGTCAGCGCCGCGCTGATCCCACTGGTGCTGGTGCCGCTCTTCGCCGTCTACCGGATGGCCCGGCTCTCCGCCGAGCGGGAGCAGTTGGCCGCGCTCGACCCGCTCACCGGGCTGCCCAACCGCAAGGCGCTGCTGTCCGAGGTGGCCGAGCAGGTGCACCTGCACGCCGAGCGGGCCGCCCGGGGCGAACCGGACGCGCACCTGGCCCTGCTGCTGCTCGACCTGGACCGGTTCAAGCACGTCAACGACGCGCTCGGGCACGCGGTGGGGGACCGGCTGCTGGTCGAGGTGAGCGCCCGGCTGGCCGGGGTGGTCGGCCCGGGCGACCTGCTGGCCCGGCTCGGCGGCGACGAGTTCGCCATCGTCGTCCCCCGGCTCACCGGCACCGACCAGGCGCGCGAGCTCGCCGACCGGGTGGTCGCCGCGCTCGCCGAGCCGGTGCCGCTCGACGGGTTGCCGCTCGACGTGGGCGGCTCCATCGGCCTCGCGATCTTCCCGGAGCACGGCGAGGACTTCGCCACCCTGATGCGCCACGCCGACGTGGCCATGTACGACGCCAAGCACCGCAACGACACCGTCGCCGTCTACGCGGCCGAGTCCGACCACAACTCGGCCGAGCGGCTCAGCCTCCTGGCCGACCTGCGCCGCGTGCTGGAGACCACGCCGGCGCTGCCGGTGGCGGAGCCGCCCGGCGGCGTACGCGGGGGCGACGGCGCGGCCCTCGCGCCCGCCCCCGGGCTGGCGGCGCCGGAGGGCGGCGGCTCGGGCGACGGCGTGTCCCGCAACGGCGGCCGGGGCGGGGCGGCCCGGCCCGGCGGCGGCCCGGGGCGGCGCTGGCTGCGCCGGCGACGCGCGCGGGCCGAGGTGGGTACCGACGACGAGCTGATCAACCGGATCCTCACCGGCGCCGACCCGATCCGCCGCCGGGCCGTCCGGGCAACGGCGGCCCCGGCCGGCGAGGCCGCCCTGCTTCCGGAGGCGTCCGGCGGGCTGCTCGACGACCGCCCGGCGGCGCCACCCGCCGGCCCGCCGGAGGCCGAGGTGAGCGGGGACGGCGCCGCCCAGCGGGAGGCCGGGGTGAATGGGGACGGCGCCGCCCAGCGGGAGGCCGGGGTGAATGGGGACGGTGCCGGCCAGTCGGAGGCCGGGGTGAGCGGGGACGGTGCCGCCCAGCCGGAGGCCGGGGTGAGCGGGGACGGCGCCGCCCAGCTGGAGCCGGCGGAGCCGCGCGGCGCGGCCCGGGCGGCCGGCGGGGCGCGGACGGACGAGCCGGCCGGGGACCCGGGCGAGATCACCATGTACTACCAGCCGCAGATCGCCATCGCGACCGGCGAGGTGGTCGGGGTGGAGGCGCTGCTGCGCTGGCGGCACCCGCGCCGGGGGATGGTCGACCCGGGGGAGCTGATCCAGGTGGCCGAGCAGAGCGCGGTGATGCGGCTGCTCACCCGCCGGGTGGTGGACGATGTGGTGGAGCAGGTGGCGAAGTGGTCGGCGGCCGGGATCACGCTGCGCGCCGCGCTCAACGTCAGCGTCCGTGACCTGCACACCGGCGAGATCGCCGACCAGATCGCCGACCGGCTGGCCCGGTACGGCGTCAGCCCCGACCGGCTCCAGGTGGAGATCACCGAGGGCGCCCTGATGGCCGACCCGAGGCGGGTGCTGGCCAGCATCTCCCAGCTGCACCGGATCGGGGTCGGCATCGCGCTGGACGACTTCGGCACCGGGTACTCGTCCCTGCAGCACCTGCGCCGGCTGCCGCTGTCCGAGGTGAAGGTGGACCGGTCGTTCGTCCTGGGCATGGCGGACGACCCCGACGACGCGGCGATCGTCCGGTTCATGATCGAGCTGGCCGCGGCGCTCGGCCTGCGGGTGGTGGCCGAGGGCGTGGAGGACGAGCGCACCTGGCGGCTGCTGCACGCGGCCGGCTGCGACGTGGCTCAGGGCTGGTTCCACGCCCGGCCCATGCCCGCCGGCGACCTGGTCACCTGGTTGTCCCGCTACCGGCCGGTCCGCCCGCGGTGA
- the ligA gene encoding NAD-dependent DNA ligase LigA — MSEEAVPQAVSPAQEAAAGAEPTPEARERHATLSQELTEHQYRYYVLDAPVISDTEFDKQLRVLEALEAEYPALRTPDSPTQRVGGTFSTDFTPVTHAERMLSLDNAFADEELAAWAERVERDAGGPVPYLCELKVDGLAINLTYEKGRLVRAATRGDGRTGEDVTANVRSIRDVPSRLTPSDDFPEVPAFLEVRGEIYFPVAAFADLNAGLVEQGKAPFANPRNAAAGSLRQKDPRVTASRPLRLVVHGIGARRGFQPTAQSESYAALKAWGLPTSDRWRVVPDLAGVAEFIAYYGKHRHDVEHEIDGVVVKVDPVAIQGRLGSTSRAPRWAIAFKYPPEEVTTKLLDIDVNVGRTGRVTPFAVLEPVRVAGSTVALATLHNAQEVERKGVLIGDTVVLRKAGDVIPEVLGPVVDLRPADARPFVMPTTCPACGTPLAPAKEGDVDIRCPNARTCPGQIRERVFYLASRRVLDIEALGEKSAAALLDGQIITNEGDLFQLDEEQLVRSPFFVNKDGTLGSNATKLLDNLAVAKERDLWRVLVALSIRHVGPTAAQALARHFRSIDAIEAAGAEELSSVDGVGPTIADSIKEWFAVDWHREVVRKWAEAGVRMAEEAGEEGPRPLEGMTVVVTGTLAGFSRDQASEAIQSRGGKVTGSVSKKTSFVVVGDNPGSKADKAASLKLPVLDEEGFRVLLESGPEAAREVARVEG; from the coding sequence GTGTCCGAAGAAGCGGTTCCCCAGGCGGTCAGTCCGGCGCAGGAGGCGGCGGCGGGCGCCGAGCCGACCCCGGAGGCGCGGGAGCGGCACGCCACGCTGAGCCAGGAGCTGACCGAGCACCAGTACCGCTACTACGTGCTCGACGCGCCGGTCATCTCGGACACCGAGTTCGACAAGCAGTTGCGCGTGCTGGAGGCGCTGGAGGCGGAATACCCGGCGCTGCGCACCCCCGACTCGCCGACCCAGCGGGTCGGCGGCACCTTCTCCACCGACTTCACCCCGGTCACCCACGCCGAGCGGATGCTCTCGCTGGACAACGCCTTCGCCGACGAGGAGTTGGCCGCCTGGGCCGAGCGGGTCGAGCGGGACGCCGGCGGCCCGGTGCCCTACCTGTGCGAGCTGAAGGTCGACGGCCTGGCCATCAACCTGACCTACGAGAAGGGCCGGCTGGTCCGGGCCGCCACCCGGGGCGACGGGCGCACCGGCGAGGACGTCACCGCCAACGTGCGCAGCATCAGGGACGTCCCGTCCCGGCTCACCCCGTCCGACGACTTCCCCGAGGTGCCGGCGTTCCTGGAGGTGCGCGGCGAGATCTACTTCCCGGTCGCCGCCTTCGCCGACCTCAACGCCGGCCTGGTCGAGCAGGGCAAGGCGCCCTTCGCCAACCCGCGCAACGCCGCCGCCGGCAGCCTGCGCCAGAAGGACCCGCGGGTCACCGCCTCCCGGCCGCTGCGCCTGGTGGTGCACGGCATCGGCGCCCGCCGGGGCTTCCAGCCGACGGCGCAGTCCGAGTCGTACGCGGCGCTGAAGGCGTGGGGGCTGCCCACCAGCGACCGCTGGCGGGTGGTGCCCGACCTGGCCGGGGTGGCGGAATTCATCGCCTACTACGGCAAGCATCGGCACGACGTCGAGCACGAGATCGACGGCGTGGTGGTCAAGGTCGACCCGGTCGCCATCCAGGGGCGGCTCGGCTCCACCAGCCGCGCGCCGCGCTGGGCGATCGCCTTCAAGTACCCGCCGGAGGAGGTGACCACCAAGCTGCTCGACATCGACGTCAACGTCGGGCGGACCGGCCGGGTCACCCCGTTCGCCGTCCTCGAGCCGGTCCGCGTGGCCGGCTCCACGGTCGCCCTGGCCACCCTGCACAACGCCCAGGAGGTCGAACGCAAGGGCGTGCTGATCGGCGACACCGTGGTGCTGCGCAAAGCCGGCGACGTCATCCCCGAGGTGCTCGGCCCGGTGGTCGACCTGCGTCCCGCCGACGCCCGCCCCTTCGTCATGCCCACCACCTGCCCGGCCTGCGGCACCCCGCTCGCGCCGGCCAAGGAGGGCGACGTCGACATCCGCTGTCCCAACGCGCGTACCTGCCCGGGGCAGATCCGCGAGCGGGTCTTCTACCTGGCCAGCCGCAGGGTGCTCGACATCGAGGCGCTCGGCGAGAAGAGTGCCGCCGCGCTGCTGGACGGGCAGATCATCACCAACGAGGGCGACCTGTTCCAGCTCGACGAGGAACAGCTCGTCCGCTCGCCGTTCTTCGTCAACAAGGACGGCACCCTCGGCAGCAACGCCACCAAGCTGCTGGACAACCTGGCCGTCGCCAAGGAGCGGGACCTGTGGCGGGTGCTCGTCGCGCTCTCCATCCGGCACGTCGGCCCGACCGCGGCGCAGGCCCTCGCCCGGCACTTCCGCTCGATCGACGCGATCGAGGCGGCCGGCGCGGAGGAGTTGTCCTCGGTGGACGGCGTCGGCCCGACCATCGCCGACAGCATCAAGGAGTGGTTCGCCGTCGACTGGCACCGCGAGGTGGTGCGCAAGTGGGCCGAGGCCGGCGTCCGGATGGCCGAGGAGGCCGGCGAGGAGGGGCCCCGTCCCCTCGAAGGGATGACCGTGGTGGTCACCGGCACGCTCGCCGGCTTCAGCCGGGACCAGGCGTCCGAGGCGATCCAGAGCCGGGGCGGCAAGGTCACCGGCTCGGTCTCCAAGAAGACCAGCTTCGTGGTCGTCGGGGACAACCCCGGCTCCAAGGCCGACAAGGCGGCCAGCCTCAAGCTGCCCGTCCTGGACGAGGAGGGCTTCCGGGTGCTGCTGGAGTCCGGCCCGGAGGCGGCCCGGGAGGTGGCCCGCGTCGAGGGCTGA
- a CDS encoding type II toxin-antitoxin system PemK/MazF family toxin, with protein sequence MADGLRWAAVIVAAVVAGWLWGEWRRRSAGPDGRSVGRRPGRPGTRRDAETRPGDGGARPGRGGTRPGGRPRSGGGRPGTEASPGRAAAPPRPRDADRRPAGTPRPGEIWWADVPYADGTGSKVRPCLVLHADDRGAEVLKITSQDKSDRDDHVRIPTRDWDADADHDSWLDISEPIAVPAAAFADRAGACDPDLWRQLRRLPHLTT encoded by the coding sequence ATGGCGGACGGGCTGCGCTGGGCGGCGGTGATCGTGGCCGCGGTGGTGGCCGGCTGGCTGTGGGGCGAGTGGCGCCGGCGATCCGCCGGCCCGGATGGCCGCTCGGTCGGCAGGCGCCCGGGTCGTCCCGGCACCCGTCGCGACGCGGAGACCCGTCCCGGCGACGGCGGCGCCCGCCCGGGTCGCGGCGGCACCCGTCCCGGCGGTCGACCCCGATCGGGCGGCGGCCGCCCCGGCACCGAGGCCTCCCCGGGACGCGCCGCAGCGCCGCCCCGGCCCCGGGACGCCGACCGACGGCCGGCCGGCACGCCCCGTCCCGGCGAGATCTGGTGGGCCGACGTGCCCTACGCCGACGGGACCGGCTCCAAGGTGCGCCCCTGCCTGGTGCTGCACGCCGACGACCGGGGCGCCGAGGTCCTCAAGATCACCAGCCAGGACAAGTCGGACCGGGACGACCACGTCCGCATCCCGACCCGGGACTGGGACGCGGACGCGGACCACGACAGCTGGCTGGACATCAGCGAGCCGATCGCCGTACCCGCCGCCGCCTTCGCGGACCGGGCCGGCGCCTGCGACCCCGACCTCTGGCGTCAGCTCCGCCGCCTCCCCCACCTGACCACCTGA
- a CDS encoding ADP-ribosylglycohydrolase family protein produces MIATVIDSTPRRASGSLFGLAYGDALGRPTEFLTVAEIVRRYGPTGPRELTGDPALVTDDTQMALAVAWALHDAPAYTPEAVEPLLRRRFIDWSVSPENNRAPGMTCLRACAELDRGGRWQEATVAGSKGCGANMRVTPVGLLDVDLDTLAGLAQLQAGLTHGHPTGLVASELTAYAVRLLRDGAALADLPGLLAARAREQRTVYRHDWLGDLWQRPGGSTPEEFIARGWDECLRVLGRLDAALVRPDDGGDPCRLTGEGWIAEEALATALLCALRHPDDPVGALARGATTAGDSDSIAALAGAFVGTAHGMSAWPADWSARIEYADQLTALAAPHD; encoded by the coding sequence ATGATCGCCACCGTGATCGACTCCACGCCGCGCCGCGCCTCCGGTTCGCTCTTCGGCCTCGCCTACGGCGACGCCCTGGGCAGGCCCACCGAATTCCTCACCGTCGCCGAGATCGTCCGGCGCTACGGCCCGACCGGTCCCCGCGAGCTGACCGGCGACCCGGCGCTGGTCACCGACGACACCCAGATGGCGCTCGCGGTGGCCTGGGCGCTGCACGACGCGCCCGCGTACACGCCGGAGGCGGTGGAGCCGCTGCTGCGGCGGCGGTTCATCGACTGGTCGGTCAGCCCCGAGAACAACCGTGCGCCCGGGATGACCTGCCTGCGGGCCTGCGCCGAGCTGGACCGGGGCGGCCGCTGGCAGGAGGCCACCGTGGCCGGCTCGAAGGGGTGCGGGGCCAACATGCGGGTCACCCCGGTCGGGTTGCTCGACGTCGACCTCGACACCCTCGCCGGGCTGGCCCAGCTCCAGGCCGGCCTGACCCACGGCCACCCGACCGGCCTGGTGGCCAGCGAGCTGACCGCGTACGCGGTCCGGCTGCTGCGCGACGGCGCCGCGCTCGCCGACCTGCCCGGCCTGCTCGCCGCGCGGGCCCGGGAGCAGCGCACCGTCTACCGGCACGACTGGCTCGGCGACCTGTGGCAGCGGCCGGGCGGCTCGACGCCGGAGGAGTTCATCGCCCGGGGCTGGGACGAGTGCCTGCGGGTCCTCGGTCGGCTCGACGCGGCGCTGGTCCGCCCGGACGACGGCGGCGACCCGTGCCGGCTCACCGGTGAGGGCTGGATCGCCGAGGAGGCCCTGGCCACCGCGCTGCTCTGCGCGCTGCGCCACCCGGACGACCCGGTCGGCGCGCTGGCCCGGGGCGCCACCACGGCCGGCGACTCCGACTCGATCGCGGCCCTCGCCGGCGCCTTCGTCGGCACCGCCCACGGTATGTCCGCCTGGCCGGCCGACTGGTCCGCCCGCATCGAGTACGCCGACCAGCTCACCGCCCTGGCCGCCCCGCACGACTGA
- a CDS encoding VOC family protein, with protein MIGQLRSVVIDCPDPRALARFYAELLGLPLIEDNSDGDDWVVLGGPAGHQPRLAFQKALDLRAPDWPDPERPQQFHLDVTVDDIEAAEKAALALGARRLPGEGDGWRVYADPAGHPFCLCWD; from the coding sequence ATGATTGGACAGCTGCGTTCCGTGGTGATCGACTGCCCCGATCCGCGCGCGCTGGCCCGCTTCTACGCGGAGCTGCTCGGCCTCCCGCTGATCGAGGACAACTCCGACGGCGACGACTGGGTGGTGCTCGGCGGTCCGGCGGGGCACCAACCGCGCCTCGCCTTCCAGAAGGCGCTCGACCTGCGCGCCCCCGACTGGCCCGACCCGGAGCGGCCGCAACAGTTCCACCTCGACGTGACGGTGGACGACATCGAGGCCGCCGAGAAGGCGGCGTTGGCCCTGGGCGCGCGGCGGCTGCCGGGCGAGGGTGACGGCTGGCGGGTCTACGCCGACCCGGCCGGACACCCGTTCTGCCTCTGCTGGGACTGA
- a CDS encoding methionine synthase, with amino-acid sequence MSDQLWHWPAGAATGIGSLPGTDIAEAQRIVLGELPALPHLPELPARGPGADLIGRSAGLLVELPVELYAARWRIAPRPGKDLRRARDLMERDLDQLAEQAEEYAGPVKVQAGGPFTLAASLELPIGGRMIRDPGAVRDLAGSLAEGLRGHVEAVARRLPRAWVLLQLDEPSLPAVLAGRVPTESGFGTYRSVEAEVARALLRDVIEAAGVPTLVHCCAPDVPLELIRSAGAAGVALDLALVTDLDPLGEAIDAGLGLLAGAAPALPPSGGRAPSSAQLADRVRKVWDQLGFPRRRLPEQVVVTPACGLAGATPAYARAVLAACRDAGRRLAEE; translated from the coding sequence GTGAGTGATCAGCTCTGGCACTGGCCCGCCGGGGCGGCGACCGGCATCGGTTCGCTGCCCGGCACCGACATCGCCGAGGCGCAGCGCATCGTGCTCGGCGAGTTGCCCGCCCTGCCGCACCTGCCGGAGCTGCCCGCGCGGGGCCCCGGCGCCGACCTGATCGGCCGCAGCGCCGGCCTACTCGTGGAGCTGCCGGTCGAGCTGTACGCGGCCCGCTGGCGGATCGCCCCCCGCCCCGGCAAGGACCTGCGCCGCGCCCGCGACCTGATGGAACGCGACCTCGACCAGCTCGCCGAGCAGGCCGAGGAGTACGCCGGCCCGGTCAAGGTCCAGGCGGGCGGCCCGTTCACCCTGGCCGCGTCGCTGGAGCTGCCGATCGGCGGCCGGATGATCCGCGACCCGGGCGCCGTGCGGGACCTCGCCGGCTCGCTCGCCGAGGGGCTGCGCGGGCACGTCGAGGCGGTGGCCCGCCGGCTGCCCCGCGCGTGGGTGCTGCTCCAGCTCGACGAGCCGTCCCTGCCGGCGGTGCTGGCCGGTCGGGTGCCCACCGAGAGCGGCTTCGGCACCTACCGGTCGGTGGAGGCGGAGGTCGCCCGGGCGCTGCTGCGCGACGTGATCGAGGCGGCCGGCGTGCCGACCCTGGTGCACTGCTGCGCGCCCGACGTGCCGCTCGAGCTGATCCGCAGCGCCGGGGCCGCCGGCGTGGCCCTCGACCTTGCGCTGGTCACCGACCTGGACCCGCTCGGCGAGGCGATCGACGCCGGGCTCGGGCTGCTGGCCGGCGCCGCGCCCGCGCTGCCGCCGTCCGGCGGTCGCGCCCCCAGCTCGGCGCAGCTGGCCGACCGGGTACGCAAGGTCTGGGACCAGCTCGGCTTCCCCCGCCGGCGGCTCCCCGAGCAGGTCGTGGTCACCCCCGCCTGCGGCCTGGCCGGGGCCACCCCGGCGTACGCCCGGGCGGTCCTCGCCGCCTGCCGGGACGCCGGGCGGCGGCTGGCCGAGGAATAG
- the mnmA gene encoding tRNA 2-thiouridine(34) synthase MnmA, whose translation MRVLAAMSGGVDSAVAAARAVAAGHDVTGVHLALARNPQTYRTGARGCCTLEDSRDARRAADVLGIPFYVWDMADRFHADVVDDFVAEYASGRTPNPCLRCNEKIKFAAVLDRAVALGFDAVVTGHHARLGPDGLLRRSVDLAKDQSYVLAVLTRAQLDRSIFPLGDSTKAEVRAEAARRGLAVADKPDSHDICFIADGDTRGFLAQRLGEAPGDVVDALSGAVIGSHTGAYQYTVGQRRGLHLDRPAPDGRPRYVLSITPKTNTVTVGPAEALEVSQVGATRPVWTGGEPPAGPIECEVQLRAHGDVVPATVSLSADGLHAELRRPVRGVAAGQAIVAYRPDPAGDIVLGSATITG comes from the coding sequence GTGAGGGTTCTGGCGGCGATGTCGGGCGGAGTGGACTCCGCTGTGGCGGCGGCGCGTGCGGTGGCGGCCGGGCACGACGTGACCGGCGTGCACCTGGCGCTGGCCCGCAACCCGCAGACCTACCGCACTGGCGCCCGCGGCTGCTGCACGCTGGAGGACTCCCGGGACGCCCGCCGTGCCGCCGACGTGCTCGGCATCCCGTTCTACGTCTGGGACATGGCCGACCGGTTCCACGCGGACGTGGTGGACGACTTCGTCGCCGAGTACGCCTCCGGCCGTACCCCGAACCCGTGCCTGCGCTGCAACGAGAAGATCAAGTTCGCCGCGGTGCTGGACCGCGCGGTGGCCCTCGGCTTCGACGCGGTGGTGACCGGCCACCACGCCCGGCTGGGCCCCGACGGCCTGCTGCGCCGCAGCGTCGACCTGGCCAAGGACCAGTCGTACGTCCTCGCGGTGCTGACCCGCGCGCAGCTCGACCGGTCGATCTTCCCGCTCGGCGACTCCACCAAGGCCGAGGTGCGCGCGGAGGCCGCCCGGCGCGGCCTCGCGGTGGCCGATAAGCCCGACTCGCACGACATCTGCTTCATCGCCGACGGCGACACCCGCGGCTTCCTCGCCCAGCGGCTCGGCGAGGCTCCCGGCGACGTGGTCGACGCGCTCAGCGGCGCGGTGATCGGCAGCCACACCGGCGCCTACCAGTACACCGTGGGGCAGCGGCGCGGCCTGCACCTGGACCGGCCCGCCCCGGACGGCCGCCCGCGCTACGTGCTCTCCATCACCCCGAAGACCAACACGGTGACGGTCGGCCCGGCCGAGGCGCTGGAGGTCTCCCAGGTGGGGGCCACCCGCCCGGTGTGGACGGGCGGCGAGCCGCCCGCCGGCCCGATCGAGTGTGAGGTGCAGCTGCGGGCGCACGGCGACGTGGTGCCCGCCACGGTGTCCCTGAGCGCCGACGGGCTGCACGCCGAGCTGCGCCGCCCGGTCCGCGGTGTCGCCGCCGGCCAGGCGATCGTGGCCTACCGCCCCGACCCGGCCGGCGACATCGTCCTCGGCTCCGCCACCATCACCGGCTGA
- a CDS encoding cysteine desulfurase family protein yields the protein MAYLDHAATTPMLDEALEAYVATAREVGNASSLHAAGRRARRRVEESRERVAAVLGARPSEVIFTGGGTESDNLAVKGLFWARRAARAERTRVVSSAVEHHAVLDAVDWLAGHEGAEVGWLPVDAAGRLDPERLRAELAAHGDRVALVTAMWANNEVGTVQPVAELAAVAARHGVPFHTDAIQAVGQVPVDFAASGVSALTVTGHKLGGPAGVGALLLARDVAATPLLHGGGQERDVRSGTLDTAGIVAFAVAVEAAVKGQQEYAARVAALRDELVERVRQAVPEVIFNGDPVDRLPGNAHFSFPGCEGDALLLLLDAQGIACSTGSACSAGVAQPSHVLLAMGADDDRARSSLRFTLGHTSTRADVDALIAALPAAVERARRAAALRTPR from the coding sequence ATGGCATACCTGGATCACGCGGCGACGACCCCGATGCTCGACGAGGCACTCGAGGCGTACGTCGCCACGGCCCGCGAGGTGGGCAACGCGTCGTCGCTGCACGCGGCGGGCCGGCGTGCCCGGCGGCGAGTGGAGGAGTCCCGCGAGCGGGTGGCCGCCGTGCTCGGCGCCCGCCCCTCCGAGGTCATCTTCACCGGGGGCGGGACGGAGAGCGACAACCTCGCGGTGAAGGGTCTCTTCTGGGCTCGCCGCGCCGCCCGCGCCGAGCGGACCCGGGTCGTCTCCAGCGCCGTCGAGCACCACGCGGTGCTGGACGCGGTCGACTGGCTGGCCGGTCACGAGGGCGCCGAGGTGGGCTGGCTGCCGGTTGACGCCGCCGGCCGGCTCGACCCCGAGCGACTCCGCGCCGAACTGGCCGCGCACGGCGACCGGGTGGCCCTGGTCACCGCGATGTGGGCCAACAACGAGGTGGGCACCGTGCAGCCGGTGGCGGAGCTGGCGGCGGTCGCCGCCCGGCACGGCGTGCCGTTCCACACCGACGCGATCCAGGCGGTCGGCCAGGTGCCGGTCGACTTCGCCGCCAGCGGCGTCTCCGCGCTGACCGTCACCGGGCACAAGCTCGGCGGCCCGGCGGGGGTCGGCGCGCTGCTGCTGGCCCGGGACGTCGCCGCCACCCCGCTGCTGCACGGCGGCGGCCAGGAGCGGGACGTCCGCTCCGGCACCCTCGACACCGCCGGCATCGTGGCCTTCGCGGTCGCCGTCGAGGCCGCCGTGAAGGGCCAGCAGGAATACGCGGCCCGGGTCGCCGCGCTCCGCGACGAGCTGGTCGAGCGGGTCCGGCAGGCGGTGCCCGAGGTGATCTTCAACGGCGACCCGGTCGACCGGCTCCCCGGCAACGCGCACTTCTCGTTCCCCGGCTGCGAGGGGGACGCCCTGCTGCTGCTCCTCGACGCCCAGGGGATCGCCTGCTCGACCGGCTCGGCCTGCTCCGCCGGGGTGGCCCAGCCCTCCCACGTGCTGCTGGCCATGGGCGCCGACGACGACCGCGCCCGCTCGTCGCTGCGCTTCACCCTCGGCCACACCAGCACCAGGGCGGACGTGGACGCCCTCATCGCCGCGCTGCCGGCGGCCGTCGAGCGGGCCCGCCGCGCGGCCGCCCTCCGCACCCCCCGCTGA